A genome region from Alistipes dispar includes the following:
- the dusB gene encoding tRNA dihydrouridine synthase DusB gives MKIADIELGEKPLLLAPMEDVTDPSFRYMCKRFGADVVYTEFISSDGLIRDAAKSLRKLEIDEAERPVGIQIYGHLVEPMVEAARMAEAAGPDIIDINFGCPVKKIAGRGAGSGMMRDVPLMVEMTRRIVGAVNKPVTVKTRLGWDDESKNIEEIALRLQDTGIAALTIHGRTRAQMYRGEADWTLIGRVKNNPQIRIPIIGNGDVDSGPKAAEMFERYGVDGVMIGRATYGRPWIFREVKHFLRTGEVLPQPSVAERVEIAREHLGKSLEVKGPHVGILEMRRHLTNYFKGLPDFKATRLKLVTSLDPDELYSTLDFIAERWGDFDLSGTVPAPLSHDL, from the coding sequence ATGAAAATAGCGGACATCGAATTGGGCGAGAAGCCGCTTCTGCTGGCTCCGATGGAGGACGTGACGGACCCGTCGTTCCGTTACATGTGCAAACGGTTCGGGGCCGACGTGGTTTACACGGAGTTCATCTCCTCGGACGGTCTGATCCGCGACGCGGCCAAATCGCTCCGCAAGCTCGAGATCGACGAGGCGGAACGCCCCGTGGGCATCCAGATTTACGGCCACCTCGTCGAACCGATGGTCGAGGCGGCGCGGATGGCCGAAGCGGCCGGGCCGGACATCATCGACATCAACTTCGGCTGCCCGGTGAAGAAGATCGCCGGACGGGGAGCCGGATCGGGCATGATGCGCGACGTGCCGCTGATGGTCGAAATGACGCGGCGGATCGTCGGGGCGGTGAACAAACCCGTGACGGTGAAAACACGCCTCGGATGGGACGACGAGTCGAAAAATATCGAGGAGATCGCCCTCCGCCTGCAGGACACGGGCATCGCCGCGCTGACGATTCACGGCCGCACGCGCGCACAGATGTACCGAGGCGAAGCGGACTGGACGCTGATCGGCCGGGTGAAGAACAACCCGCAGATACGCATTCCGATCATCGGCAACGGCGACGTGGATTCGGGACCGAAGGCGGCCGAAATGTTCGAACGCTACGGCGTGGACGGCGTGATGATCGGCCGCGCGACCTACGGCCGGCCGTGGATCTTCCGCGAGGTGAAGCACTTCCTCCGGACGGGCGAGGTGCTGCCCCAGCCGTCGGTCGCGGAGCGGGTGGAGATCGCCCGGGAGCACCTGGGCAAGTCGCTCGAGGTCAAAGGCCCGCACGTGGGGATTCTGGAAATGCGCCGCCACCTGACCAACTACTTCAAGGGGCTGCCCGATTTCAAGGCCACGCGCCTCAAACTCGTGACGTCGCTCGATCCCGACGAACTCTACTCCACGCTCGACTTCATCGCCGAGCGCTGGGGAGACTTCGACCTCTCGGGCACGGTCCCCGCGCCGCTGTCGCACGACCTCTGA
- a CDS encoding methylglyoxal synthase: MEQKIKALALVAHDNMKRDLAEWVDWNCAKLSPHHLICTGTTGKMVEKTLRDHRREHDEADGPHPDLRITLLKSGPLGGDQQLGSLIADGRINALIFFWDPMSAQPHDVDVKALLRLATLYNVPTAINRSSADFLISSPLFEDDGYEPVVKDYKAYIERVLK; encoded by the coding sequence ATGGAACAGAAGATCAAAGCGCTGGCTCTGGTGGCCCACGACAACATGAAGCGCGACCTGGCCGAATGGGTCGATTGGAACTGCGCGAAACTCAGTCCGCACCATCTGATATGCACCGGTACGACGGGCAAGATGGTCGAGAAGACGCTCCGCGATCACCGCAGGGAGCACGACGAGGCCGACGGACCGCATCCCGACCTGCGCATTACGCTGCTCAAGTCGGGCCCGCTGGGCGGCGATCAGCAGCTCGGATCGCTCATCGCCGACGGCAGGATCAACGCGCTGATTTTTTTCTGGGACCCCATGTCGGCTCAGCCGCACGATGTCGATGTCAAGGCGCTGCTGCGCCTGGCGACGCTCTACAACGTTCCCACGGCCATCAACCGCTCTTCGGCCGACTTCCTGATCTCCTCGCCGCTGTTCGAGGATGACGGCTACGAGCCGGTGGTCAAAGATTACAAGGCTTATATCGAGCGCGTGCTGAAGTAG
- a CDS encoding DUF5606 family protein, producing the protein MELKEILAISGQPGLYKYVAQSTRGVIVESLLDGRRMNAAANARVSALSEISMFTEGDDIPLAEVFTRLYAHTGGKEAVSPKEAPEKLRAFFAEVLPEYDRDRVHVSDMKKCFAWFNILIGAGFTEFRLPAEEE; encoded by the coding sequence ATGGAACTGAAAGAGATTCTGGCCATTTCGGGGCAGCCCGGACTTTATAAATATGTGGCGCAGTCCACGCGCGGCGTGATCGTCGAGTCGCTGCTCGACGGCCGGCGCATGAACGCCGCGGCGAACGCCCGTGTGAGCGCCCTCTCGGAGATTTCGATGTTCACCGAGGGCGACGACATTCCGCTCGCCGAGGTGTTCACCCGCCTCTACGCCCATACGGGCGGGAAGGAGGCCGTCAGCCCCAAGGAGGCTCCCGAGAAGCTCAGGGCCTTCTTCGCCGAGGTACTCCCCGAGTACGACCGCGACAGGGTGCATGTCTCGGACATGAAGAAGTGCTTCGCGTGGTTCAACATCCTCATTGGAGCCGGTTTCACGGAATTCCGTCTTCCCGCCGAGGAGGAGTAG
- a CDS encoding mechanosensitive ion channel family protein, with protein sequence MNFLDGILFALFAEADKSAPLMVPDSVQKANFAETVRKLANLDVDQLLQNLLSESVWILIKVLIALAIYFVGRWIVRRIIHLLDAVCERRRVDVSLRSFLRNTVRVVFTLLLVLIVVSTLGVNVTSLIAVFSAATLAIGMALSGTAQNFAGGVMILLMKPYRIGDYISAQGQSGTVREIKLFSTVITTVDNQTIYIPNNSIATAIIDNYSTADVRRVDWTVGISYGDDVDTARRTILGMLAADPRVLREPAEPVVWVSALADSSVNLTVRVWTKNTDFWDVFFEYNERFYKELPAAGINFPFPQMDVHVKNE encoded by the coding sequence ATGAATTTTCTCGACGGCATCCTGTTCGCCCTTTTCGCCGAGGCGGACAAGTCGGCTCCCCTGATGGTCCCCGACAGCGTGCAGAAGGCCAATTTCGCCGAAACGGTCCGCAAGCTGGCCAACCTCGACGTGGACCAACTGCTGCAAAACCTGCTCTCCGAGTCGGTGTGGATTCTCATCAAGGTCCTCATCGCGCTGGCTATCTACTTCGTCGGACGCTGGATCGTGCGGCGGATCATACACCTTCTCGATGCCGTCTGCGAGCGGCGCAGGGTGGACGTGTCGCTGCGTTCGTTCCTCCGCAATACGGTCCGCGTGGTCTTCACGCTGTTGCTGGTGCTCATCGTGGTCTCCACGCTGGGCGTGAACGTCACGTCGCTCATCGCCGTCTTCTCGGCCGCCACGCTGGCTATCGGCATGGCCCTGAGCGGTACGGCGCAGAACTTCGCCGGCGGGGTGATGATCCTGCTGATGAAGCCCTACCGCATCGGCGACTACATTTCGGCGCAGGGACAGTCGGGCACGGTCCGCGAGATCAAGCTCTTCTCGACGGTCATCACGACCGTGGACAACCAGACGATCTACATTCCCAACAACTCCATCGCCACGGCCATCATCGACAACTATTCGACGGCCGACGTGCGCCGCGTGGACTGGACCGTGGGCATTTCCTACGGCGACGACGTGGACACGGCCCGCAGGACCATCCTCGGCATGCTTGCGGCCGATCCCCGCGTGTTGCGCGAACCGGCCGAGCCGGTGGTGTGGGTCTCGGCGCTGGCCGACAGCTCGGTGAACCTCACCGTGCGCGTGTGGACGAAGAACACCGATTTCTGGGACGTCTTTTTCGAGTACAACGAGCGGTTCTACAAGGAGCTGCCAGCCGCGGGAATCAACTTCCCCTTCCCGCAGATGGACGTGCATGTGAAGAACGAATAA
- the serB gene encoding phosphoserine phosphatase SerB — MRNDVEIIQINISGEDKPGMTSSLTEILARYDAFILDIGQANIHQSLTLGILIRTTADKSGNIMKELLFKASELGVMIRFAPIAERRYEDWVSRQGKNRYIITLLGRTVTARHIAEVTKTVAEHGLNIDAIKRLTGRVPLREDDRTARSCIELSVRGSLTDEERAAMQERFMNLSELGLDVSFQRDDIYRRSRRLICFDMDSTLIETEVIDELADRAGVGAEVREITERAMRGEIDFRESFTQRVALLRGLDVAVMEEIARSLPITEGLERMMTILKRVGYKTAILSGGFTYFGNYLRQRYGFDYVYANELEVENGRLTGRYAGEIVDGRRKAELLRLLCQFEEINLAQAVAVGDGANDLPMLSLAGLGIAFHAKPKVKATARQSISTIGLDGILYFLGLKDSRIEQ; from the coding sequence ATGCGAAACGACGTAGAAATCATTCAGATCAACATATCCGGGGAGGACAAGCCCGGCATGACCTCGTCGCTGACCGAGATTCTGGCGCGCTACGACGCCTTCATCCTCGACATCGGCCAGGCCAACATCCACCAGTCGCTGACGCTCGGCATCCTGATACGGACCACGGCCGACAAGTCGGGCAACATCATGAAGGAGTTGCTGTTCAAAGCCTCGGAGCTGGGCGTGATGATCCGATTCGCCCCGATCGCCGAACGCCGCTACGAGGACTGGGTGAGCCGGCAGGGCAAGAACCGCTACATCATCACGCTGCTGGGACGCACCGTGACGGCGCGCCACATCGCCGAGGTGACGAAAACCGTGGCCGAACACGGGCTCAACATCGACGCCATCAAACGCCTGACAGGGCGCGTACCCCTGCGCGAGGACGACCGCACGGCGCGGTCGTGCATCGAGCTTTCGGTGCGCGGGTCGCTCACCGACGAGGAGCGCGCCGCGATGCAGGAGCGGTTCATGAATCTCTCGGAGCTGGGGCTCGACGTCTCGTTCCAGCGCGACGACATCTACCGCCGCAGCCGGAGGCTGATCTGCTTCGACATGGATTCGACGCTCATCGAGACCGAAGTGATCGACGAGCTGGCCGACCGGGCCGGCGTCGGAGCCGAGGTGCGCGAAATCACCGAACGCGCCATGCGGGGCGAAATCGACTTCCGCGAGAGTTTCACCCAGCGTGTGGCGCTGCTCAGGGGGCTGGACGTCGCGGTGATGGAGGAGATCGCCCGCTCGCTGCCCATCACCGAGGGACTGGAACGCATGATGACCATTCTCAAGCGCGTGGGCTACAAGACGGCGATCCTTTCGGGCGGATTCACCTATTTCGGCAACTACCTGCGGCAGAGGTACGGCTTCGACTACGTTTACGCCAACGAGCTGGAGGTCGAGAACGGACGCCTGACGGGCCGTTACGCGGGCGAAATCGTGGACGGACGCCGCAAGGCCGAGCTGCTGCGTCTGCTGTGTCAGTTCGAGGAGATCAACCTCGCGCAGGCGGTGGCCGTGGGCGACGGGGCCAACGACCTGCCGATGCTCAGCCTCGCGGGACTGGGGATCGCCTTCCACGCCAAGCCCAAGGTGAAGGCCACGGCCCGGCAGTCGATCTCGACGATCGGACTGGACGGCATCCTCTATTTCCTCGGACTCAAGGATTCGCGCATCGAGCAATGA
- a CDS encoding DUF5689 domain-containing protein codes for MIRRATVLGALLSLAAGCCDSSFGEPDDGAQPPPRTETIAALRALYAGETFPVTGDITVEGTVTSSDRARNFYRSLCIEDGNAAIEVMAGIDQLHNDYPAGCRVTLRLEGLAVGESRGVLQAGRLPDPGSGYATDYIGSKPALDAALIRHGETLRELEPARLRIAELTPDRCGTLVRIDRLIYRPEDLSGSTWSGYKRFADDEGAEIYTYVRTYARFADEEVPAGQVSLTGILQRDETGGGRYILKLRDETDCRTL; via the coding sequence ATGATACGGCGTGCAACGGTTCTCGGAGCGCTGCTGTCGCTGGCGGCGGGCTGCTGCGACTCCTCGTTCGGGGAGCCGGACGACGGCGCGCAGCCGCCCCCGCGGACCGAAACCATCGCCGCGCTGCGCGCACTCTACGCCGGGGAGACCTTCCCCGTGACGGGCGACATCACGGTCGAAGGCACGGTGACGAGCAGCGACCGGGCGCGCAACTTCTACCGCTCCCTCTGCATCGAGGACGGGAATGCGGCGATCGAGGTCATGGCAGGCATAGACCAGCTTCATAACGACTACCCCGCGGGCTGCCGCGTGACGCTGCGGCTCGAAGGGCTCGCCGTGGGCGAAAGCCGCGGCGTACTGCAAGCCGGACGGCTGCCCGACCCCGGAAGCGGCTATGCGACGGATTACATCGGATCGAAGCCCGCGCTCGACGCCGCGCTGATCCGTCACGGAGAGACGTTGCGGGAACTCGAACCCGCGAGGCTCCGGATCGCGGAGCTGACGCCGGATCGCTGCGGAACGCTGGTGCGTATCGACCGCCTTATCTACCGTCCCGAAGACCTTTCGGGTTCGACCTGGTCCGGATACAAACGCTTCGCCGACGACGAGGGCGCGGAAATCTACACCTACGTCCGTACCTATGCGCGTTTCGCGGACGAGGAAGTGCCCGCGGGGCAGGTGTCGCTCACAGGGATTCTCCAGCGCGACGAGACGGGCGGAGGCCGTTACATACTCAAACTGCGCGATGAGACGGACTGCCGGACACTTTGA
- a CDS encoding DUF5689 domain-containing protein: MRRTAGHFEALLAVCAAALAAGCDEATHPAPREEQRATNSVAYLKSLCDGRNSIVVTQEITVQGYVAANDRYGEFTKSLVIEDATGGITVAANLESVADVCPFGYVATLRCHGLVLCDYGGKIQIGVAPEGSGAGRIPAEDFARYVSIRMPEADEGLRAEAVTIDRIAERHIDTRVRIDGVHFPQAGAKWCDTDPQTGRSVTTERTLADDEGHTLPVRTAGTCTYAKEPVPAGTGSIYGVIDYFDGKYTLRVTNRDILFPENGL; encoded by the coding sequence ATGAGACGGACTGCCGGACACTTTGAAGCGCTGCTCGCCGTATGCGCGGCGGCGCTCGCTGCCGGATGCGACGAGGCCACGCATCCCGCGCCCCGCGAGGAGCAGCGGGCGACGAACTCCGTGGCCTATCTCAAGTCGCTCTGCGACGGAAGGAACAGCATCGTCGTGACGCAGGAGATCACGGTGCAGGGCTACGTCGCGGCGAACGACCGCTACGGCGAATTCACCAAATCGCTGGTGATCGAGGATGCGACGGGCGGAATCACCGTCGCCGCAAACCTCGAATCGGTGGCGGACGTCTGTCCGTTCGGCTACGTGGCGACGCTGCGTTGCCACGGTCTCGTGCTGTGCGACTACGGCGGGAAGATCCAGATCGGGGTCGCCCCCGAAGGCAGCGGCGCAGGCCGTATTCCGGCGGAGGATTTCGCCCGCTACGTCAGTATCCGGATGCCGGAGGCGGACGAGGGGCTGCGGGCCGAAGCCGTCACGATCGACCGGATCGCGGAACGGCATATCGACACCCGCGTCCGGATCGACGGCGTGCATTTTCCGCAGGCGGGCGCGAAATGGTGCGACACCGACCCGCAGACGGGCCGGAGCGTGACCACCGAGCGTACGCTCGCCGACGACGAGGGGCACACCCTGCCCGTGCGAACCGCCGGGACCTGCACCTACGCTAAAGAGCCCGTACCGGCGGGCACGGGCTCGATATACGGCGTAATCGACTATTTCGACGGAAAATACACGCTGCGCGTCACCAACCGCGACATCCTGTTTCCGGAGAACGGTCTCTGA
- the obgE gene encoding GTPase ObgE: MASSNFVDYVKIFARSGHGGAGSAHFRREKFVAFGGPDGGDGGKGGSIVLQGDRQYWTLIHLKYQRHQFAEDGQNGSGARSSGRDARDIVIPVPLGTVARRVVELEDGTTTTEPVGEVTSDGERLVLLRGGRGGLGNWHFRSATNQTPRYAQPGEEGEEGAFILELKVLADVGLVGFPNAGKSTLLSVVSAAKPKIANYAFTTLEPNLGIVEVRDGRSFVMADIPGIIEGAHEGRGLGTRFLRHIERNSVLLFMIPADSDDIRRDYDILLGELTQYNPELLDKERLLAVTKCDMLDEGLIREMRAHLPEGVPAVFISSVSGLNIRKLKDMLWEALQR; this comes from the coding sequence ATGGCAAGTTCCAACTTCGTAGATTACGTGAAGATTTTCGCCCGCTCGGGTCACGGCGGGGCCGGCTCGGCGCATTTCCGCCGCGAGAAGTTCGTGGCTTTCGGCGGTCCGGACGGCGGCGACGGCGGCAAGGGCGGCAGCATCGTCTTGCAGGGCGACAGGCAGTACTGGACGCTGATCCACCTCAAGTACCAGCGCCACCAGTTCGCCGAAGACGGGCAGAACGGATCGGGCGCCCGCTCGTCGGGCCGGGATGCGCGGGACATTGTGATTCCCGTGCCGCTGGGTACGGTCGCACGGCGGGTCGTGGAGCTGGAGGACGGCACGACGACCACCGAACCCGTGGGCGAGGTGACCTCCGACGGCGAACGGCTCGTGCTGCTCCGGGGCGGCCGGGGCGGTCTGGGCAACTGGCACTTCAGGAGCGCCACGAACCAGACGCCGCGTTACGCCCAGCCGGGCGAGGAGGGCGAGGAGGGCGCTTTCATTCTCGAACTGAAGGTGCTGGCCGACGTGGGGCTGGTGGGCTTCCCCAATGCGGGCAAATCCACGCTGCTGTCGGTCGTCTCGGCCGCGAAGCCGAAGATCGCCAACTACGCCTTCACGACGCTCGAGCCCAATCTGGGTATCGTGGAGGTCCGCGACGGCCGTTCGTTCGTCATGGCCGACATTCCGGGCATCATCGAGGGGGCGCACGAAGGCCGCGGCCTCGGCACGCGCTTCCTGCGCCATATCGAGCGCAATTCGGTGCTGCTGTTCATGATTCCTGCCGACAGCGACGACATCCGCCGCGACTACGACATTCTGCTCGGGGAGCTCACGCAGTACAATCCCGAGCTGCTCGACAAGGAGCGGCTGCTGGCCGTCACCAAGTGCGACATGCTGGACGAGGGGCTGATCCGCGAGATGCGCGCGCACCTGCCCGAGGGCGTTCCGGCGGTGTTCATCTCCTCGGTGTCGGGGCTGAATATCCGGAAGCTGAAGGATATGCTCTGGGAGGCGCTCCAGCGCTGA
- the ald gene encoding alanine dehydrogenase, producing MIIGIPKEIKNNENRVGLTPAGVQEFVKRGHDVFVQASAGENSGFPDSAYEAVGARILPTIEEIYATAEMIVKVKEPIAPEYRLIRRGQLVFTYFHFASCEALTHAMIDSGAVCCAYETVERADRSLPLLIPMSEVAGRMATQEGRYFLEKPRGGKGVLLGGVPGVKPAKVFVIGAGVVGTAAARTAAGTGADVTICDISLQRLTYLADVMPRNVKTLMSSEYNIREELRHADLVIGSVLIPGAKAPKLVTREMLREMEPGTVMVDVAIDQGGCFETSHPTTHEDPVYYVDGILHYCVANIPGAVPRTSTLALTNATLPYALQLADKGWRRAAKENPELALGLNIVEGRVVYRPVAEAWGLEYEPLAL from the coding sequence ATGATTATCGGCATTCCAAAAGAGATCAAGAACAACGAAAATCGCGTCGGCCTCACTCCCGCCGGCGTGCAGGAGTTCGTCAAACGGGGACACGACGTCTTCGTGCAGGCTTCGGCCGGCGAGAACAGCGGTTTCCCCGACAGCGCCTACGAGGCGGTCGGCGCCCGTATCCTCCCCACGATCGAGGAGATCTACGCCACGGCCGAGATGATCGTCAAGGTCAAGGAGCCGATCGCTCCCGAGTACAGGCTCATCCGCCGGGGGCAGCTCGTCTTCACCTATTTCCACTTCGCCAGTTGCGAGGCGCTGACCCATGCGATGATCGACAGCGGGGCGGTCTGCTGCGCCTACGAGACGGTCGAACGGGCCGACCGTTCGCTGCCGCTGCTCATTCCCATGTCCGAGGTGGCGGGGCGCATGGCCACGCAGGAGGGACGCTATTTCCTCGAGAAGCCGCGCGGCGGCAAGGGCGTGCTGCTGGGCGGCGTTCCGGGCGTGAAACCCGCCAAGGTCTTCGTCATCGGAGCCGGCGTGGTCGGTACGGCCGCGGCCCGCACGGCCGCCGGAACGGGCGCCGACGTGACGATCTGCGACATTTCGCTGCAACGGCTCACCTACCTGGCCGACGTGATGCCGCGCAACGTCAAGACGCTCATGTCCTCGGAATACAACATCCGCGAGGAGCTCAGACACGCCGATCTGGTGATCGGCTCGGTGCTGATTCCCGGTGCGAAGGCGCCGAAACTCGTCACGCGGGAGATGCTGCGCGAGATGGAACCCGGAACGGTGATGGTGGACGTGGCCATCGACCAGGGCGGCTGTTTCGAGACGTCGCATCCGACGACGCACGAGGATCCCGTCTATTACGTGGACGGTATCCTGCACTATTGCGTGGCGAACATTCCGGGCGCCGTGCCGCGCACTTCGACCCTCGCGCTCACGAACGCCACGCTGCCCTATGCCCTCCAGTTGGCCGACAAGGGATGGCGCCGCGCCGCGAAGGAGAATCCCGAGCTGGCGCTCGGTCTGAACATCGTCGAGGGCCGGGTGGTCTATCGTCCCGTGGCCGAGGCGTGGGGACTGGAGTACGAGCCGCTGGCGCTCTGA
- a CDS encoding TonB-dependent receptor: MPKSLFCLVVFLLSGGTAAAQYPDDEYYPYAEREERRELLVTDSTLFYRAVQSAADLYGEQTDFNLPQVAFKRRGLERRAGRISFAGMDLSYRYLPALRLLGAEEIRYAGLVPPPGESGGAGGVRLVGFSAGEPLQPFLASVRLTDRNYLAGAKVAASAHLGRGWRASLALDARTGRDMHVEGVFTNALTVGLRLFRRFGGEHALSLVCIVPPSVRGTRLSSSEEAFTLTGDRLYNPAWGYQDGRVRNSRVRRETLPLLVADYAVPLSEAASLSLRLGAEAGVARYSMLDWYDARTPMPDNYRYLPSYTDDLETERAWLTRDPRYTQIDWDELIRRNRMQGGHAVYALDDRVERPVRLCLDAAFSVRTDSRLTLRCGVSLRSDRTRSYRQMRDLLGAGYVTDIDRYLVDDDTYSNLLQNDLRHPDRTIREGDRFGYDYAIRSREIRARFCAEYRSDRFRFDLCAELGAAAVRRRGFYEKELFPGALSYGPSRTVRFAPWRLKALAGWSFSPRSYLEAAVMAGAEPPLSEALFYQLSYNNRIVDDPSPERTFAAEASWRRTGPSLDMRITAFAVAVFDGLETRRYYDDLAALFCDMSVAGIGRLCLGIEAAAEVRLSYRWSLALAASAGRYRHIRDPLLTVLSDVDNTAVLTHAAGRMAGCAVGGTPQTAATAGVSYFGPKGWGGRLSAGYAGGRYVEPMPLRRTDRIAGQAALTPEAFDAFTRQERLADAFTLDASLFRTFYFDRSRLTASLLLRNLTGGRDTVYNGYESLRVRRIRSGDATEWMPHASRRTYAWPRSFYLTVSYRF, translated from the coding sequence ATGCCGAAAAGTCTCTTCTGTCTCGTCGTTTTCCTGCTGTCGGGCGGAACGGCTGCGGCACAGTATCCCGACGACGAGTACTATCCCTATGCCGAACGCGAGGAGCGGCGGGAACTGCTCGTGACCGATTCGACCCTTTTCTACCGCGCCGTCCAGTCCGCCGCCGACCTCTACGGCGAGCAGACGGACTTCAACCTGCCGCAGGTGGCCTTCAAGCGCCGCGGGCTGGAACGCCGCGCCGGGCGCATCTCCTTCGCGGGCATGGACCTGTCGTACCGTTATCTTCCGGCCTTGCGGCTGCTGGGTGCGGAGGAGATCCGTTACGCCGGACTCGTGCCGCCGCCCGGCGAGTCGGGCGGTGCGGGCGGCGTCCGTCTCGTCGGCTTTTCCGCCGGGGAGCCGTTGCAGCCCTTTCTGGCGTCGGTGCGGCTGACCGACCGCAATTACCTCGCGGGGGCGAAGGTCGCCGCCTCGGCGCATCTGGGGCGGGGGTGGCGCGCCTCGTTGGCGCTGGATGCCCGCACGGGACGCGACATGCACGTCGAGGGCGTCTTCACCAATGCCCTGACCGTCGGACTGCGGCTCTTCCGCCGTTTCGGCGGGGAGCACGCCTTGTCGCTGGTCTGTATCGTCCCGCCCTCGGTGCGGGGCACGCGTCTTTCCTCCTCGGAGGAGGCTTTCACGCTGACGGGCGACCGGCTCTACAATCCGGCGTGGGGCTATCAGGACGGGCGGGTGCGCAATTCGCGCGTGCGGCGCGAGACGCTGCCGCTCCTCGTCGCCGACTACGCCGTGCCGCTCTCGGAGGCGGCCTCGCTCTCGCTCCGCCTCGGGGCCGAAGCGGGCGTCGCGCGTTACAGCATGCTCGACTGGTACGACGCCCGCACCCCGATGCCCGACAACTACCGTTACCTGCCGAGCTACACGGACGATCTCGAAACCGAGCGGGCGTGGCTCACGCGCGACCCGCGCTATACGCAGATCGACTGGGACGAGCTGATTCGCCGCAACCGGATGCAGGGCGGTCATGCGGTCTATGCGCTCGACGACCGGGTGGAGCGGCCCGTGCGTCTCTGCCTCGACGCCGCCTTTTCGGTCCGCACGGATTCCCGCCTGACGCTCCGCTGCGGGGTGTCGCTGCGCAGCGACCGAACCCGTTCCTACCGGCAGATGCGCGACCTGCTCGGGGCCGGTTACGTGACGGATATCGACCGTTACCTGGTGGACGACGACACGTACAGCAACCTGCTCCAGAACGATCTGCGCCATCCCGACCGCACGATCCGCGAGGGCGACCGCTTCGGTTACGACTATGCGATCCGTTCGCGCGAAATCCGGGCGCGGTTCTGCGCCGAATACCGCTCCGACCGTTTCCGCTTCGATCTCTGCGCCGAGTTGGGCGCCGCCGCCGTCCGGCGGCGGGGGTTCTACGAGAAGGAACTCTTCCCCGGGGCGCTCTCCTACGGACCTTCGCGCACGGTCCGTTTCGCCCCGTGGCGGCTGAAGGCGCTCGCCGGCTGGTCCTTCTCCCCGCGCAGCTACCTCGAGGCCGCCGTCATGGCCGGAGCCGAACCGCCGCTCTCCGAAGCGCTTTTCTACCAGCTTTCCTACAACAACCGCATCGTCGATGATCCGTCGCCCGAGCGCACCTTCGCCGCCGAAGCGTCGTGGCGCCGCACGGGGCCTTCGCTCGACATGCGCATCACGGCCTTCGCCGTCGCCGTGTTCGACGGTCTGGAGACACGGCGCTATTACGACGATCTGGCGGCGCTCTTCTGCGACATGTCCGTTGCGGGGATCGGCCGTCTCTGCCTGGGGATCGAGGCTGCCGCCGAGGTGCGCCTTTCCTACCGCTGGAGCCTTGCGCTGGCCGCTTCGGCGGGCCGCTACCGCCATATCCGCGATCCGCTCCTCACGGTCCTCTCCGACGTGGACAACACGGCGGTTCTGACGCACGCCGCAGGGCGTATGGCCGGCTGCGCGGTGGGCGGAACGCCCCAGACCGCGGCCACGGCCGGGGTTTCCTACTTCGGTCCGAAAGGGTGGGGCGGCCGTCTGTCGGCAGGCTATGCCGGCGGACGCTACGTCGAGCCGATGCCTCTCCGCCGCACGGACCGCATCGCCGGACAGGCCGCGCTCACGCCCGAGGCGTTCGACGCCTTCACCCGTCAGGAACGCCTCGCCGACGCCTTCACGCTCGATGCGTCGTTGTTCAGAACCTTCTATTTCGACCGTTCGCGGCTGACCGCTTCGCTGCTGCTGCGCAACCTCACGGGCGGGCGGGACACGGTTTACAACGGCTACGAGTCGCTGCGCGTGCGGCGCATCCGTTCGGGCGACGCGACGGAGTGGATGCCCCACGCTTCGCGCCGGACGTACGCCTGGCCGCGTTCGTTCTACCTTACGGTCTCTTACCGTTTCTGA